The sequence GATTTTTTCGCCGCATTCCACCCTGTCCCGGCAGTCAAACAGGCGGGGAATACGCTTCGTATTTCCCGCCTGCCGTCTTTTTATTTGGTCGCCCAGTTGCCCGTAGCCTCACAGGTGAGGTAGGCGTTGATGAATCCATCCAAATCGCCGTCCATGACGGCGTTGATGTTGCTGGTCTCATAGGCGGTGCGGTTGTCCTTCACCAGTTGGTAGGGCATAAAGACGTAGGAGCGGATCTGGCTGCCCCATTCGATCTTAAGCTGCACGCCCTTGATGTCGGAGATCTTTTCCGCGTGCTCCTGCATCTTGAGCTCCACCAGCTTGGAGCGGAGCATCCGCATACAGGTGTCCTTGTTTTGAAACTGGCTCCGCTCGGTCTGGCAGGCCACCACCACGCCGGTGGGCTTGTGGATGAGTCGGACGGCGGAGGAGGTCTTGTTGATGTGCTGGCCGCCGGCGCCGGAGGAGCGGTAGACCTGCATCTCGATGTCCTCGGGCCGGATGTCCACCTCTACGTCGTCGGGGATCTCCGGCATGACCTCCAGGGCGGCGAAGGAGGTCTGCCGCCTGGCGTTGGCGTCGAAGGGGGACACCCGCACCAGCCGGTGGACGCCGTGCTCGCTCTTCAGGTGGCCGTAGGCGTTCTCCCCCTGGATCATGATGGTGGCGGACTTAATGCCGGCCTCGTCGCCGTCCAGGTAGTCCACCACCTGATAGGTATAGTCGTGGCGCTCGGCCCAGCGGGTGTACATGCGGTAGAGCATCTGGGCCCAGTCCTGGGCCTCGGTGCCGCCGGCCCCGGCGTGGATGGTGAGGATGGCGTTGGAGTTGTCGTACTCGCCGGTGAGCAGGGTGGACAGCCGGGCCTCCTCCATGTCCTGCTCCAGTCTGGCGTACCCCTCCTCCACCTCGGGCACCAGGGAGCCGTCCTCCTCCTCGTTGCCCATCTCGCACAGGGTCAGCAGGTCCTCCCAGTGGCTCTCCCGGCGCTTCTGGGCCTCCAGCTTGTTCTGGAGCTGCTTCATCCGCTGGGTCACCTTCTGGGATTTTTCCAGGTTGTCCCAAAATCCGGGAGCGGCGCTCTCCGACTCCAGCATCTCCAGCTCCTGGGCGGCGCTGGCCAGGTTCAGGGCCTGGGACAGCTCCTCCAGAGCGGGGCGCAGATTGTTCAGCTTCACCTTATATTCATCAAACTGCAGCATCGTTTCACGCTCACTTCCGTTTCAATCGCCCTCATATTATACCCGGAAGCGGGTGGTATGTAAAGGGAAAAACGATCCGCGCGGCGGAAAATTACCCGTGAAAAACCGCCCGGCGGGCGGGCGGTTTCAGCGGTCGCTCTGCATGGGCTCAGTGCTGGAGCAAAAAATCAGGTCGTCTACATCTCCCCGGGGCTCGCAGCGGGGGTTCTCACGGCTCTCCTGCTTCTCTGGCATGCTCTGCCCTCCTTCCGATCAAGTCAACACATGCCAGTATATGCCCTTCCCACCGTAATATGTGCCGAAATTTTTCCCAAAGATAAAAAAGATCCGGCGCCCTGTGGGGCCCCGGATCTTTGGGGACGGTTGGGATTCGTTTCGGTCCTGCCGAGGGGATAGATCAGCAGAGGCCCATGACAGACAGGCCGATGAACAGGAAACAGGCGATGAAGGGAATGATGATCTGGGTCACCATGATGTCGAAATAGGCTTCCTTGTGGGTCATCTTGCAGATACCCAGCAGCGTGATCTGCGCGCCCTGATGGGGCAGAGTGTCCAGCGTACCGGCGGCGATGGCGGCGATCCGGTGGACCTGGGGCATGGTGGCGCCCAGAGCGGCGTAGGTGTCCTTCAGGGCGTCAAAGGCCACGCCCATGCCGCCGGAGGCGGAGCCGCAGGCGCCGGCGCAGATGGCCACGGTGATCATGACGAAGAAGAGGGGGTGCATGTTGAGGTGCTTGAGGGCCTCCACCAGATCGGCAAAGCCCTGGGTACCCTTGACCACGCCGCCGAAGCCGACGACGATGGCGGTGTTCAGGATGGCCACGCCGGAATCGGCAGCGCCCTTATTGAACACCTGGACCCATCCATTGATGCCGCCCTTGACCCGGGGGAACATCAGGATGGTGGCAGCAGCCACACCGATGAATACGGAGGTCTCGACGGGCAGGCCGCCCATGGTGCCGTCAGCCCTCTGGAACAGGGGTGCATTGAAGAAGAACAGGATGAGGATGATGGGGATGAAGGCAATGATGGGGCTGGGGAGGTCCTCATTCTCGTCCTCCGTCAGCTCGCTGGGGTCCAGTTGGGTGCGCAGGGAGCTGTCGATGAACACGATGCCCTTCTTGGTGAAGAAGCGGGAGCGGTACTCCAGCCAGGCGAAGATCAGCACATAGGAGGCAATCATGGCCGCCCAGGCGCCGATACCGCCGGCGGTGGGCGTGGTGCCCAAGGACTGGATGGGAATGACGTTCTGGATGGAGGGGGAGCCCGGGCCGTACATAGAGAAGGTCCAGCAGCCGGCGGAGATGGCGGCGGGGATCAGCCTTCTCGTCAGGTTGGCCTGCCGGAAGAGCTGCAGGGCGATGGGATAGATGACGAAGAAGACCACGAAGCCGGACACGCCGCCGTAGGTCAGAATGCCGGTGATGGTCATGACGATGGGTGCGACCAGCTTGCCGTGGCACAGTCCGGCTAGGAACTTGGCGATGGACTTAGCCGCGCCGGTGAACTGGTAGACGGCGCCAAACAGAGCCCCGACGAAGAATGTCAGGAAATAGCTCGTCACGTAGGAGGAGGCGGCGGGCATAAAGTCGTTCTTCAGACTGGCCAGGATGGCGATCTCGCTGCCGGAGGCCAGGCCGGAGAACACGATGACGAAGATGGTGACCAGGGGAGCCAGAATCAGGGCCGACAGTTGCTTGAATGCCAGCACGCCGAACAGGATCAGGGCAATCACCAGAACCAAAATTCCAAAGTTCAAAGGAAAATCTCCTTCCCTCTTAGTAGCATGATGTGGGGTGGACGCTCGGATGGAGTCTGAAAAGGGGCGGCGCCCCGCCGTCGGGCAGCTTCCGTTGTCCGGACCGCAAAGCGCCGCCGTTTTTCTGGTGCTCTGGCTTATTTGAGGCCCATGAGGCCCTCCGCGAAGATGCGCGCGTCCATGAGTCTGGGCCCGCCGGCCTCCATCTTGGGAGTGAAGCCCATCTGGTCAACGACCTGCTTCTGTACGTCGATGCCCGGCGCCACTTCGGTGAGGTACACCCCGTCGCTTCGCAGCTCAAAGACGGCGCGCTCGGTGATGTACATGACAGGCTGTCCGGTCTTGTTGGCGTACGCGCCGGAGAAGGTAATCTGCTCCACGGTGTCGATCATCTTCTGCTCCCGGCCCTCCTGGTCAATGACCAGCTTGCCGTCCTCCACATGGGTCTTGATGCCGCCTGCGGTGAAGGTGCCGCAGAAGAACACCTTTTTGGCGTTCTGGGTGATGTTGACAAAGCCGCCGCAGCCCGCGATCCGGGGGCCGAACTTGGAGACGTTGATGTTGCCGTCCTTGTCCGCCTGAGCCAGGCCCAGGAAGGCCAGATCCACGCCGCCGCCGTCATAGAAGTCGAATTGGTAGGGCTGGTCCAGAATGGCCTCCACGTTGACCGACCCGCCGAACTTGGGGCCGCCCTGGGGCACGCCGCCCACGGGGCCGGCCTCCACCGTCAGGGTCATGTAGTCGCCGATGCCCTCC is a genomic window of Intestinimonas massiliensis (ex Afouda et al. 2020) containing:
- the prfB gene encoding peptide chain release factor 2; the protein is MLQFDEYKVKLNNLRPALEELSQALNLASAAQELEMLESESAAPGFWDNLEKSQKVTQRMKQLQNKLEAQKRRESHWEDLLTLCEMGNEEEDGSLVPEVEEGYARLEQDMEEARLSTLLTGEYDNSNAILTIHAGAGGTEAQDWAQMLYRMYTRWAERHDYTYQVVDYLDGDEAGIKSATIMIQGENAYGHLKSEHGVHRLVRVSPFDANARRQTSFAALEVMPEIPDDVEVDIRPEDIEMQVYRSSGAGGQHINKTSSAVRLIHKPTGVVVACQTERSQFQNKDTCMRMLRSKLVELKMQEHAEKISDIKGVQLKIEWGSQIRSYVFMPYQLVKDNRTAYETSNINAVMDGDLDGFINAYLTCEATGNWATK
- a CDS encoding GntP family permease, with protein sequence MNFGILVLVIALILFGVLAFKQLSALILAPLVTIFVIVFSGLASGSEIAILASLKNDFMPAASSYVTSYFLTFFVGALFGAVYQFTGAAKSIAKFLAGLCHGKLVAPIVMTITGILTYGGVSGFVVFFVIYPIALQLFRQANLTRRLIPAAISAGCWTFSMYGPGSPSIQNVIPIQSLGTTPTAGGIGAWAAMIASYVLIFAWLEYRSRFFTKKGIVFIDSSLRTQLDPSELTEDENEDLPSPIIAFIPIILILFFFNAPLFQRADGTMGGLPVETSVFIGVAAATILMFPRVKGGINGWVQVFNKGAADSGVAILNTAIVVGFGGVVKGTQGFADLVEALKHLNMHPLFFVMITVAICAGACGSASGGMGVAFDALKDTYAALGATMPQVHRIAAIAAGTLDTLPHQGAQITLLGICKMTHKEAYFDIMVTQIIIPFIACFLFIGLSVMGLC